In a single window of the Caulobacter soli genome:
- a CDS encoding HIT domain-containing protein: protein MADFSLDLAFVATAADLGELPLCHARLQLDARYPWVVLIPRIAGARELEDLSATDRARLIEETVLAGTAVRAVAQVLGLPVDKLNVGALGNVTPQLHVHVVGRRIDDPAWPGPVWGHSAGKAYGPKVLERAVAAARAALSL, encoded by the coding sequence GTGGCTGATTTCTCCCTCGACCTGGCCTTCGTCGCCACCGCCGCCGACCTGGGCGAGCTGCCGCTGTGCCACGCCCGCCTGCAGCTGGACGCCCGCTATCCGTGGGTGGTGCTGATCCCGCGCATCGCCGGCGCCCGGGAGCTGGAGGACCTGTCCGCCACCGACCGCGCGCGGCTGATCGAGGAGACGGTGCTGGCCGGAACGGCGGTCCGCGCCGTGGCGCAGGTTCTCGGTCTGCCGGTCGACAAGCTCAATGTCGGGGCGCTGGGCAATGTGACGCCGCAGCTGCACGTTCACGTGGTGGGCCGCCGCATCGACGATCCGGCTTGGCCGGGGCCGGTCTGGGGGCATTCGGCGGGCAAGGCCTATGGGCCCAAGGTGCTGGAGCGAGCAGTCGCGGCGGCGCGGGCGGCGCTGTCTCTCTAG
- a CDS encoding HpcH/HpaI aldolase/citrate lyase family protein: MSDIARPRRSALYMPASNAKAVEKARTLDADVIILDLEDAVAPDMKDAAREAAVAAVKAGGFGPREIVIRTNGLDTPWGEADLKAAAEAGPDAVLVPKVNDAADVYAYQAALHAAPAATKLWTMIETGKAVFHLWEIAAASKTTRLSGWVMGVNDLAKEMRARQTPGREAFLPILSLSVAAARAHGLTILDGVHNDIEDLDALEAVCGQAVDFGFDGKTLIHPKHLEICNRAFSPTADEIAWSRAVIAAFAAPENAGKGALRVEGKMAERLHLVQAERLVAVAAAIAERSAA; encoded by the coding sequence ATGTCCGACATCGCCCGGCCGCGCCGCAGCGCCCTCTACATGCCCGCCTCCAACGCCAAGGCGGTGGAGAAGGCGCGCACGCTGGACGCCGACGTGATCATCCTGGACCTCGAAGACGCCGTCGCCCCGGACATGAAGGACGCCGCCCGCGAGGCCGCCGTCGCGGCGGTCAAGGCCGGGGGCTTCGGCCCACGCGAGATCGTCATCCGCACCAACGGCCTGGACACCCCCTGGGGCGAAGCCGACCTCAAGGCCGCCGCCGAGGCGGGCCCCGACGCCGTGTTGGTTCCGAAGGTCAACGACGCGGCCGACGTCTACGCCTACCAGGCCGCCCTGCACGCCGCTCCGGCCGCCACCAAGCTGTGGACCATGATCGAGACCGGCAAGGCCGTCTTCCACCTGTGGGAGATCGCGGCCGCCTCCAAGACCACCCGGCTTTCGGGCTGGGTGATGGGGGTCAACGACCTGGCCAAGGAGATGCGGGCCCGCCAGACGCCGGGCCGCGAGGCTTTCCTGCCGATCCTGTCGCTGTCGGTCGCCGCCGCCCGGGCCCATGGCCTGACCATCCTGGACGGGGTGCACAACGACATCGAGGACCTGGACGCCCTGGAGGCGGTCTGCGGTCAGGCCGTCGATTTCGGCTTCGACGGCAAGACCCTGATCCATCCTAAGCACCTGGAGATCTGCAACCGCGCCTTCTCGCCCACCGCCGACGAAATCGCCTGGAGCCGGGCGGTGATCGCCGCCTTCGCCGCGCCGGAGAACGCCGGCAAGGGCGCCTTGCGGGTCGAGGGCAAAATGGCCGAGCGGCTGCATCTGGTTCAGGCCGAACGGCTGGTGGCGGTGGCCGCCGCCATCGCCGAACGCTCCGCCGCCTAG
- a CDS encoding FAD-containing oxidoreductase has product MPQSPPQSFDAIIIGAGQAGPPLAGRLTEAGLTVALIERKHFGGTCVNTGCRPTKTLVASAYAAHLARRGADFGVALPGPVGVDMKRVHDRAQGVILDSRVGVKAWLEGMKGCTVLEGHARFESANTVRVGDALLTAPKIFLNVGGRANAPDMPGLDQISYLTNVGMMEVETLPEHLVIVGGSYIGLEFAQMYRRFGARVTIVEMGPRLIGREDPEISDAVREILEAEGVNIRLNAECISFAPCPEGVCVHVTCEDGAPQVIGSHTLLAIGRKPNTDDLGLDKAGIDLDKRGYVVVDDQLKTSNPGVWAMGDCNGKGAFTHTAYNDFEIIAANLLDNDPRKVSDRITCYGLFIDPPLGRVGMTEAEARATGRPLLVGQRPMTRVGRAIEKGETQGFMKVVVDAETKQILGAAILGLNGDEAIHGMIDIMYAKAPYTVIQRAVHIHPTVSELIPTMLGELKPLV; this is encoded by the coding sequence GTGCCCCAAAGTCCTCCCCAGAGCTTCGACGCCATCATCATCGGGGCCGGTCAGGCCGGGCCCCCGCTGGCCGGCCGCCTGACCGAGGCCGGCCTGACCGTCGCTCTGATCGAGCGCAAGCATTTCGGCGGCACCTGCGTCAACACCGGCTGCCGGCCAACCAAGACCTTGGTGGCCAGCGCCTACGCCGCACACCTGGCGCGGCGCGGCGCGGACTTCGGCGTCGCCCTGCCCGGACCGGTTGGCGTCGACATGAAGCGGGTCCACGACCGCGCCCAGGGCGTGATCCTCGACAGCCGCGTCGGCGTGAAGGCCTGGCTGGAGGGCATGAAGGGCTGCACGGTGCTTGAGGGTCACGCTCGCTTCGAGTCCGCCAATACGGTGCGGGTCGGCGACGCGCTTCTGACCGCCCCGAAGATCTTCCTCAATGTCGGCGGCCGGGCCAACGCCCCGGACATGCCAGGGCTGGACCAGATCTCGTACCTGACCAATGTCGGGATGATGGAGGTCGAGACGCTGCCCGAGCACTTGGTCATCGTCGGCGGCAGCTATATCGGCCTGGAGTTCGCCCAGATGTACCGGCGCTTCGGCGCGCGGGTGACGATCGTCGAGATGGGCCCGCGCCTGATCGGCCGCGAGGATCCGGAAATCTCCGACGCGGTGCGCGAGATCCTCGAGGCCGAGGGTGTGAACATCCGCCTCAACGCCGAGTGCATTTCGTTCGCGCCCTGTCCGGAAGGCGTCTGCGTCCACGTCACCTGCGAGGACGGCGCGCCGCAGGTGATCGGTTCGCACACCCTGCTGGCCATCGGCCGCAAGCCCAACACCGACGACCTTGGCTTGGACAAGGCCGGCATCGATCTCGACAAGCGCGGCTATGTGGTCGTCGACGACCAGCTGAAGACCAGCAATCCTGGCGTCTGGGCGATGGGCGACTGCAACGGCAAGGGCGCCTTCACCCACACCGCCTATAACGACTTCGAGATCATCGCCGCCAACCTGCTGGACAATGATCCCAGGAAGGTCAGCGACCGGATCACCTGCTACGGCCTGTTCATCGACCCGCCGCTGGGCCGCGTGGGCATGACCGAGGCCGAGGCCCGCGCCACGGGCCGGCCGCTGCTGGTCGGCCAGCGCCCGATGACCCGGGTCGGCCGGGCCATCGAGAAGGGCGAGACGCAGGGCTTCATGAAGGTGGTGGTCGACGCCGAAACCAAACAGATCCTCGGCGCGGCGATCCTGGGCTTGAACGGCGACGAGGCCATCCACGGCATGATCGACATCATGTACGCCAAGGCGCCCTACACGGTGATCCAGCGCGCGGTGCACATCCATCCGACGGTGTCGGAACTGATCCCGACCATGCTGGGCGAGCTGAAGCCGCTGGTCTAG
- a CDS encoding DUF2794 domain-containing protein, which translates to MALDSRPPIAGVGGVVFFERREIDQLLRLYGRMVAAGEWRDYGMAGQSDHAVFSIFRHAAEAPLYRIEKRPALARKQGEWAVIGQGGLTLKRGHDLAQVLRMFDKGRFKVVD; encoded by the coding sequence ATGGCCCTGGATTCCCGACCCCCAATCGCTGGTGTAGGCGGCGTCGTTTTCTTCGAGCGTCGCGAGATCGACCAGCTCCTGCGGCTCTATGGCCGGATGGTCGCCGCCGGCGAGTGGCGCGACTACGGCATGGCCGGTCAGAGCGACCACGCGGTGTTCTCGATCTTCCGCCACGCGGCCGAGGCCCCGCTCTACCGCATCGAGAAACGCCCGGCCCTGGCCCGCAAGCAGGGCGAGTGGGCGGTGATCGGCCAGGGCGGCCTGACCCTCAAGCGCGGTCACGACCTGGCCCAGGTGCTGCGGATGTTCGACAAGGGCCGGTTCAAGGTGGTGGACTAA
- a CDS encoding DUF4126 family protein, which produces MSLYLFALLIGVVAGLRAMTAPAAVAWGAHLGLIPLQGTPLAWLGGAIAPWVFTVLAVLELVSDQLPKTPSRKVPVQFGTRILSGAFCGAAIGLLGQAWIGGAVAGAIGAVIGTLGGADVRARLAKALGKDLPAALIEDVVAVGGAILIVVATK; this is translated from the coding sequence ATGTCGCTCTATCTGTTCGCCCTGCTGATCGGCGTTGTCGCCGGCCTGCGCGCCATGACCGCTCCCGCCGCCGTCGCCTGGGGCGCGCACCTGGGCCTGATCCCTCTTCAGGGCACGCCCCTGGCCTGGCTGGGCGGCGCCATCGCGCCGTGGGTGTTCACCGTCCTGGCCGTGCTGGAGCTGGTCAGCGACCAGCTGCCCAAGACTCCCAGCCGCAAGGTTCCGGTGCAGTTCGGGACCCGGATCCTCAGCGGCGCCTTCTGCGGCGCGGCCATCGGCCTGCTCGGTCAGGCCTGGATCGGCGGCGCCGTGGCCGGCGCGATCGGCGCGGTGATCGGAACCCTGGGCGGGGCCGACGTGCGCGCTCGCCTGGCCAAGGCGTTGGGCAAGGACCTGCCGGCCGCCCTGATCGAGGACGTCGTCGCGGTGGGCGGCGCCATACTGATCGTCGTCGCCACCAAGTAA
- a CDS encoding aldo/keto reductase, whose protein sequence is MDYVELGRTGIQVSRCCLGTMTWGSQNSEAEAHEQMDYALSRGVTFWDTAEMYSSPPNPETQGNTERHIGSWLAKTGKRQEIVLASKVAGRGSAFGGLPWMRKDGATTRQTRAQIDEAIEGSLKRLNTDYLDLYQLHWPDRPVRVFGGQTFQDYEQDFETFGDILEALDAHVKKGTLRSIGVSNEFPWGVMRLLAEAETKGLPRIASIQNAYHLVNRTFEYGLAEIAMREQVGLLAYSPLAQGQLTGKYLDGKVPEGSRKALYNRMARYEGPGAEAAIRGYVDLAAHFGVDPAQLALKFCDTRQFVTATIIGATSMDQLKTNIAAFDLDWTEDMEKAVNALHALQPNPCP, encoded by the coding sequence ATGGATTACGTGGAACTGGGTCGGACCGGCATTCAGGTCTCGCGCTGCTGCCTGGGCACCATGACCTGGGGCTCGCAGAACAGCGAGGCCGAAGCTCACGAACAGATGGACTACGCCCTGAGCCGGGGCGTGACCTTCTGGGACACCGCCGAGATGTATTCCAGCCCGCCCAATCCCGAGACCCAGGGCAACACCGAGCGTCATATCGGCTCGTGGCTGGCCAAGACCGGCAAGCGCCAGGAGATCGTCCTGGCCTCCAAGGTCGCCGGCCGTGGCAGCGCCTTCGGCGGCCTGCCCTGGATGCGTAAGGACGGCGCCACCACCCGCCAGACCCGCGCCCAGATCGACGAGGCGATCGAAGGCTCGCTCAAGCGCCTGAACACCGACTATCTGGACCTCTACCAGCTGCACTGGCCCGACCGGCCGGTGCGGGTGTTCGGCGGCCAGACCTTCCAGGACTACGAGCAGGACTTCGAGACGTTCGGCGACATCCTTGAAGCGCTGGACGCCCATGTGAAGAAGGGCACGCTGCGTTCGATCGGTGTTTCCAACGAGTTCCCGTGGGGCGTGATGCGCCTGCTGGCCGAGGCCGAGACCAAGGGTCTGCCGCGCATCGCCTCGATCCAGAACGCCTATCATCTGGTCAACCGCACCTTCGAATACGGCCTGGCCGAGATCGCCATGCGCGAACAGGTGGGCCTGCTGGCCTATTCGCCCCTGGCCCAGGGTCAGCTGACGGGCAAGTACCTGGACGGCAAGGTTCCGGAAGGCTCGCGCAAGGCCCTCTACAACCGCATGGCGCGCTACGAGGGCCCCGGCGCCGAGGCGGCGATCCGCGGCTATGTGGATCTGGCCGCCCATTTCGGCGTCGACCCGGCCCAGCTGGCCCTGAAGTTCTGCGACACCCGCCAGTTCGTCACCGCCACCATCATCGGGGCCACCTCGATGGACCAGCTGAAGACCAACATCGCCGCCTTCGACCTGGACTGGACCGAAGACATGGAAAAGGCGGTCAACGCCCTGCACGCGCTGCAGCCGAATCCTTGTCCGTAG
- a CDS encoding Bax inhibitor-1/YccA family protein: MNDFNRGYARSIPADRADMSVDAGLRSFMLGVYNKVALGLLLSAVLAYVTSYYEPVRSLLYVIQDGRIGFTGLGMALRFAPLVMMVVAMFAMRNPTARSAGALYWAIVASIGAGLGLWLIVYNVQSVFTTFLITSIAFGGLSLFGYTTKKDLTGFGSFLIMGLIGLVLASLAQMFLHLPGLSFIISILGVLIFAGLIAYDTQNLKMNYYQMGGDQNSMAVATNYGALNLYLNFINLFQFLLSIFGSRR; encoded by the coding sequence ATGAACGACTTCAACCGCGGCTACGCGCGCTCGATCCCCGCGGATCGCGCCGACATGTCGGTTGACGCCGGCCTGCGTAGTTTCATGCTCGGCGTCTACAACAAGGTGGCGTTGGGTCTTCTGCTGTCCGCCGTCCTGGCCTACGTGACCAGCTATTACGAGCCGGTCCGGAGCCTGCTCTATGTGATCCAGGACGGCCGTATCGGCTTCACCGGCCTGGGCATGGCGCTGCGTTTCGCGCCGCTGGTGATGATGGTGGTGGCGATGTTCGCCATGCGCAACCCGACCGCCCGCTCGGCGGGCGCGCTGTACTGGGCGATCGTGGCCTCGATCGGCGCGGGCCTGGGCCTGTGGCTGATCGTCTACAACGTCCAGTCGGTGTTCACGACGTTCCTGATCACCTCGATCGCCTTCGGCGGCCTCAGCCTGTTCGGCTACACCACCAAGAAGGACCTGACCGGTTTCGGCAGCTTCCTGATCATGGGCCTGATCGGCCTGGTCCTGGCGTCGCTGGCCCAGATGTTCCTGCACCTGCCGGGCCTGAGCTTCATCATCAGCATCCTGGGCGTGCTCATCTTCGCGGGCCTGATCGCCTACGACACCCAGAACCTGAAGATGAACTACTACCAGATGGGCGGCGACCAGAACTCGATGGCGGTGGCCACCAACTACGGCGCGCTGAACCTCTATCTGAACTTCATCAACCTGTTCCAATTCCTGCTCAGCATCTTCGGCTCGCGCCGCTAG
- a CDS encoding DUF2237 family protein — MTTRYDDTAKNVLGQELQPCSLNPVTGFYRNGCCETGPHDLGLHTVCAVMTAEFLAFSAATGNDLSTPRPEYAFRGLLPGDRWCLCAGRWKEALDAGVAPPVVLEASHEEMLAVVPLGVLKDHAVA, encoded by the coding sequence ATGACGACGCGCTATGACGACACCGCCAAGAACGTCCTGGGCCAGGAGCTTCAGCCTTGCTCGCTGAACCCGGTGACGGGCTTCTACCGCAACGGCTGCTGCGAGACCGGGCCGCACGACCTGGGCCTGCACACCGTGTGCGCGGTGATGACGGCGGAATTCCTGGCCTTCTCGGCGGCCACCGGCAACGATCTGTCGACCCCCCGTCCGGAATACGCCTTCCGAGGCCTTCTCCCCGGCGACCGCTGGTGCTTGTGCGCCGGCCGCTGGAAGGAGGCCCTGGACGCCGGCGTCGCCCCGCCCGTGGTGCTGGAAGCCAGCCACGAGGAGATGCTGGCGGTGGTGCCGCTGGGGGTGCTGAAGGACCACGCGGTGGCGTGA
- the acnA gene encoding aconitate hydratase AcnA, whose amino-acid sequence MASVDSLKTRRELVVGGKTYVYYSLRAAEEAGLNGAGKLPVSMKVLLENLLRYEDGVSVNEADLKAVANWLDNKGSVEHEISFRPARVLMQDFTGVPAVVDLAAMRDAMVSLGADPAKINPLNPVDLVIDHSVMVDNFGNPKAFEDNVAKEYERNLERYRFLRWGSSAFNNFRVVPPGTGICHQVNLEYLAQTVWTATAAEGEVAYPDTVVGTDSHTTMVNGLSVLGWGVGGIEAEAAMLGQPIPMLIPEVIGFKLTGAMPEGATATDLVLTVTQMLRKKGVVGKFVEFYGDALANLTLEDQATIANMAPEYGATCGFFPISASTVAYLKGTGRDAARVALVEAYAKEQGLWWEPGVAEPTFTDTLELDLSSVLPSLAGPKRPQDRVLLTESAAKFAESLAGEFGKAEAPNARVPVEGENFDVGHGDVVIAAITSCTNTSNPSVLIAAGLLAKNAVAKGLKVKPWVKTSLAPGSQVVTDYLLKAGLTKHLDALGFNLVGYGCTTCIGNSGPLPENISKAVNDADLVACSVLSGNRNFEGRVNPDVRANYLASPPLVVAYALAGSMKIDLTSEPIGQDKKGNDVFLKDIWPSNEDIAALQRKSVTEKMFASRYGDVFKGDKNWQGIKITGGQTYAWEGDSTYVQNPPYFPNISMTPTPVTDIVEARVLAVFGDSITTDHISPAGSIKKTSPAGQYLIDHGVDPLDFNGYGARRGNHQVMMRGTFANIRIRNKITPDIEGGVTKHFPTGEVMSIYDAAMKYQAEGRPAVVFGGKEYGTGSSRDWAAKGTKLLGVRAVICESFERIHRSNLVGMGVLPLQFIQEGWQKLELTGEEIVSIRGLQDLSPRKQLIVELYRPTDGRIARFPVRCRIDTPTELEYFKNGGVLNYVLRNLAKAD is encoded by the coding sequence ATGGCGTCTGTAGACAGCCTCAAAACCCGCCGCGAACTCGTCGTCGGCGGCAAGACCTACGTCTATTACAGCCTTCGCGCCGCTGAGGAAGCGGGTCTGAACGGCGCCGGCAAGCTGCCGGTGTCGATGAAGGTGCTGCTGGAGAACCTGCTGCGCTACGAAGACGGCGTTTCCGTCAACGAAGCCGACCTGAAGGCCGTGGCCAACTGGCTCGACAACAAGGGCAGCGTCGAGCACGAGATCAGCTTCCGCCCGGCCCGCGTCCTGATGCAGGACTTCACCGGCGTTCCGGCCGTCGTCGACCTGGCCGCCATGCGCGACGCCATGGTGTCGCTGGGCGCCGACCCGGCCAAGATCAACCCGCTGAACCCCGTCGACCTGGTCATCGACCACTCGGTGATGGTCGACAACTTCGGCAACCCCAAGGCCTTCGAAGACAACGTCGCCAAGGAATACGAGCGCAACCTGGAGCGTTATCGCTTCCTGCGCTGGGGTTCGTCGGCGTTCAACAACTTCCGCGTCGTGCCCCCGGGCACCGGCATCTGCCACCAGGTGAACCTGGAATACCTGGCGCAAACCGTCTGGACCGCCACGGCGGCCGAAGGCGAAGTCGCCTATCCCGACACCGTCGTCGGCACCGACAGCCACACCACCATGGTCAACGGCCTGTCGGTCCTGGGCTGGGGCGTGGGCGGCATCGAGGCCGAGGCGGCCATGCTGGGCCAGCCGATCCCGATGCTGATCCCCGAAGTCATCGGCTTCAAGCTGACCGGCGCCATGCCGGAAGGCGCGACGGCCACCGACCTGGTGCTGACCGTCACCCAGATGCTGCGCAAGAAGGGCGTGGTCGGCAAGTTCGTCGAATTCTACGGCGACGCCCTGGCCAACCTGACCCTGGAAGACCAGGCGACCATCGCCAACATGGCTCCGGAATACGGCGCCACCTGCGGCTTCTTCCCGATCAGCGCCTCGACCGTGGCCTATCTGAAGGGCACCGGCCGCGACGCCGCCCGCGTCGCCCTGGTCGAAGCCTACGCCAAGGAGCAGGGCCTGTGGTGGGAGCCCGGCGTCGCCGAGCCGACCTTCACCGACACCCTGGAACTGGACCTGTCGTCGGTGCTGCCGTCGCTGGCCGGCCCCAAGCGTCCGCAAGACCGCGTTCTGCTGACCGAGTCCGCCGCCAAGTTCGCCGAGAGCCTGGCCGGTGAATTCGGCAAGGCCGAAGCGCCGAACGCCCGCGTGCCGGTCGAGGGCGAGAACTTCGACGTCGGCCACGGCGACGTGGTCATCGCGGCCATCACCAGCTGCACCAACACGTCCAACCCCAGCGTCCTGATCGCCGCCGGCCTGCTGGCCAAGAACGCGGTGGCCAAGGGCCTGAAGGTCAAGCCGTGGGTGAAGACCTCGCTGGCCCCCGGCTCGCAAGTCGTCACCGACTATCTGCTGAAGGCCGGCCTGACCAAGCACCTGGATGCGCTGGGCTTCAACCTGGTCGGCTACGGCTGCACCACCTGCATCGGCAATTCGGGCCCGCTGCCCGAGAACATCAGCAAGGCCGTCAACGACGCCGACCTGGTGGCCTGCTCGGTGCTGTCGGGCAACCGCAACTTCGAAGGCCGCGTGAACCCGGACGTCCGCGCCAACTATCTGGCCTCGCCGCCGCTGGTGGTGGCCTACGCCCTGGCCGGTTCGATGAAGATCGACCTGACCAGCGAGCCGATCGGCCAGGACAAGAAGGGCAACGACGTCTTCCTGAAGGACATCTGGCCCTCGAACGAGGACATCGCCGCCCTGCAGCGCAAGTCGGTCACCGAGAAGATGTTCGCCAGCCGCTACGGCGACGTCTTCAAGGGCGACAAGAACTGGCAGGGGATCAAGATCACCGGCGGCCAGACCTACGCCTGGGAAGGTGACTCCACCTACGTCCAGAACCCGCCCTACTTCCCCAACATCTCGATGACCCCGACCCCGGTCACCGACATCGTGGAAGCCCGCGTCCTGGCCGTGTTCGGCGACTCGATCACCACCGACCACATCAGCCCCGCCGGCTCGATCAAGAAGACCAGCCCCGCTGGCCAGTACCTGATCGACCACGGCGTCGACCCGCTGGACTTCAACGGCTACGGCGCCCGTCGCGGCAACCACCAGGTGATGATGCGCGGCACGTTCGCCAACATCCGCATCCGCAACAAGATCACCCCGGACATCGAAGGCGGCGTGACCAAGCACTTCCCGACCGGCGAAGTGATGTCGATCTACGACGCGGCCATGAAGTACCAGGCCGAAGGCCGTCCGGCCGTCGTGTTCGGCGGCAAGGAATACGGCACCGGCTCGTCGCGTGACTGGGCCGCCAAGGGCACCAAGCTCCTGGGCGTGCGCGCGGTGATCTGCGAAAGCTTCGAGCGCATCCACCGCAGCAACCTGGTCGGCATGGGCGTCCTGCCCCTGCAGTTCATCCAGGAAGGCTGGCAGAAGCTGGAACTGACGGGCGAGGAGATCGTCTCGATCCGCGGCCTGCAGGACCTGTCGCCGCGCAAGCAGCTGATCGTCGAGCTTTATCGCCCGACCGATGGCCGCATCGCCCGCTTCCCGGTCCGCTGCCGCATCGACACCCCGACCGAGCTTGAATACTTCAAGAACGGCGGCGTGCTGAACTACGTGCTGCGCAACCTGGCCAAGGCCGACTAG
- a CDS encoding DUF1223 domain-containing protein has protein sequence MRQALLSVVLATLAGFSAAPALAAKPPVVVELFTSQGCSSCGKANQVIADMADDKGVLALTYSVDYWDYLGWTDTFAKPAFATRQRAYAQKFSLRDVPTPQVVVAGRQQASGAKAEAVETLVKDAAKAPSNAPDMEFLGDGHRVAVGSGPAPRGGGEVWLVRYDPREQDIAIKRGDNRGQTLVHRNVVRELVRLGPWAGRPKLYRLPTAADEALKTVIIVQGAKGGRVIGVLQEAAEK, from the coding sequence ATGCGTCAGGCCCTGCTCTCTGTTGTTCTCGCCACCCTCGCGGGTTTTTCGGCCGCGCCGGCTCTCGCCGCGAAACCGCCGGTGGTCGTCGAACTGTTCACGTCTCAAGGTTGTTCATCCTGCGGCAAGGCCAACCAGGTCATCGCCGACATGGCCGACGACAAGGGCGTGCTGGCCCTGACCTATTCGGTCGACTACTGGGACTATCTGGGCTGGACCGACACCTTCGCCAAGCCGGCCTTCGCGACCCGCCAGCGCGCCTACGCCCAGAAGTTCTCGCTGCGCGACGTGCCCACCCCGCAGGTCGTGGTCGCCGGCCGCCAGCAGGCCTCCGGGGCCAAGGCCGAAGCCGTCGAGACCCTGGTCAAGGACGCGGCCAAGGCGCCGAGCAACGCGCCGGACATGGAATTCCTCGGTGACGGGCACCGCGTGGCCGTCGGCTCGGGTCCCGCCCCGCGCGGCGGCGGCGAGGTCTGGCTGGTGCGCTACGACCCGCGCGAGCAGGACATCGCCATCAAGCGCGGCGACAACCGCGGCCAGACCCTGGTCCACCGCAACGTCGTGCGCGAGCTGGTGCGCCTGGGCCCCTGGGCTGGCCGGCCCAAGCTCTATCGCCTGCCCACGGCGGCCGACGAAGCGCTGAAGACCGTGATCATCGTCCAGGGCGCCAAGGGCGGCCGGGTGATCGGCGTGCTGCAGGAAGCGGCGGAGAAGTAG
- the thpR gene encoding RNA 2',3'-cyclic phosphodiesterase encodes MIRLFTAVAIPAEVSDHLLPRQHGIEGGRWRSREAFHITLKFIGDVQETTAADLDEELQSVATPAFDLELQGVGHFGEGVEIHAVWAGVAENPVLRQLAKAHESAARRAGLKPESRVYTPHVTLAYLKRPAVPEVAAWIQANNLLHSPPFRVDRFGLYSSWRTHEGSAYRLEAEYPLG; translated from the coding sequence ATGATCCGCCTGTTCACCGCCGTCGCCATCCCCGCCGAGGTCAGCGACCACCTGTTGCCCCGCCAGCACGGAATCGAGGGCGGGCGCTGGCGGTCGCGCGAGGCGTTTCACATCACCCTGAAGTTCATCGGCGACGTGCAGGAGACCACCGCCGCCGACCTGGATGAGGAGTTGCAAAGCGTCGCCACCCCCGCCTTCGATCTGGAGCTCCAGGGCGTCGGCCATTTCGGCGAGGGGGTCGAGATCCACGCCGTCTGGGCCGGAGTCGCCGAGAATCCCGTCCTGCGCCAGCTGGCCAAGGCCCATGAGAGCGCCGCCCGCCGGGCCGGACTGAAACCGGAGAGCCGGGTCTACACGCCGCACGTCACCCTGGCCTATCTGAAGCGTCCCGCCGTGCCCGAGGTCGCCGCCTGGATCCAGGCCAACAACCTGCTGCATTCGCCGCCGTTCCGTGTCGACCGCTTCGGCCTCTATTCCAGCTGGCGCACCCACGAGGGTTCGGCCTACCGGCTGGAGGCCGAATACCCGCTGGGCTGA